From the Microplitis mediator isolate UGA2020A chromosome 6, iyMicMedi2.1, whole genome shotgun sequence genome, one window contains:
- the LOC130669243 gene encoding uncharacterized protein DDB_G0271670-like: protein SSSSSSSSSSSSSSSSSSSSSSSSSSSSSSSSSSSSSSSSSSSSSSSSSSSSSSSSSSSSSSSSSSSSSSSSSSSSSSSSSSSSSSSSSSSSSSSSSSSSSSSSSSSSSSSSSSSSSSSSSSSSSSSSSSSSSSSSSSSSSSSSSSSSSSSSSSSSSSSSSSSSSSSSSSSSSSSSSSSSSSSSSSSSSSSSSSSSSSSSSSSSSSSSSSSSSSSSSSSSSSSSSSSSSSSSSSSSSSSSSSSSSSSSSSSSSSSSSSSSSSSSSSSSSSSSSSSSSSSSSSSSSSSSSSSSSSSSSSSSSSSSSSSSSSSSSSSSSSSSSSSSSSSSSSSSSSSSSSSSSSSSSSSSSSSSSSSSSSSSSSSSSSSSSSSSSSSSSSSSSSS, encoded by the coding sequence tcatcatcatcatcatcatcatcatcatcatcatcatcatcatcatcatcatcatcatcatcatcatcatcatcatcatcatcatcatcatcatcatcatcatcatcatcatcatcatcatcatcatcatcatcatcatcatcatcatcatcatcatcatcatcatcatcatcatcatcatcatcatcatcatcatcatcatcatcatcatcatcatcatcatcatcatcatcatcatcatcatcatcatcatcatcatcatcatcatcatcatcatcatcatcatcatcatcatcatcatcatcatcatcatcatcatcatcatcatcatcatcatcatcatcatcatcatcatcatcatcatcatcatcatcatcatcatcatcatcatcatcatcatcatcatcatcatcatcatcatcatcatcatcatcatcatcatcatcatcatcatcatcatcatcatcatcatcatcatcatcatcatcatcatcatcatcatcatcatcatcatcatcatcatcatcatcatcatcatcatcatcatcatcatcatcatcatcatcatcatcatcatcatcatcatcatcatcatcatcatcatcatcatcatcatcatcatcatcatcatcatcatcatcatcatcatcatcatcatcatcatcatcatcatcatcatcatcatcatcatcatcatcatcatcatcatcatcatcatcatcatcatcatcatcatcatcatcatcatcatcatcatcatcatcatcatcatcatcatcatcatcatcatcatcatcatcatcatcatcatcatcatcatcatcatcatcatcatcatcatcatcatcatcatcatcatcatcatcatcatcatcatcatcatcatcatcatcatcatcatcatcatcatcatcatcatcatcatcatcatcatcatcatcatcatcatcatcatcatcatcatcatcatcatcatcatcatcatcatcatcatcatcatcatcatcatcatcatcatcatcatcatcatcatcatcatcatcatcatcatcatcatcatcatcatcatcatcatcatcatcatcatcatcatcatcatcatcatcatcatcatcatcatcatcatcatcatcatcatcatcatcatca